A genome region from Halorussus pelagicus includes the following:
- a CDS encoding DUF7536 family protein — MSESVPERPRANFVAALNVRRNAIRGFGFSLLFTAAVLAVFVVQPGTRQPTPYYLGLAFVLVTSLGALATTVLTLISAYRLAQETDLD, encoded by the coding sequence GTGTCCGAAAGCGTCCCCGAGCGACCGCGAGCGAACTTCGTGGCCGCGCTGAACGTCCGGCGAAACGCCATCCGCGGGTTCGGCTTCAGCCTGCTGTTCACCGCGGCGGTGCTGGCGGTGTTCGTCGTCCAACCGGGGACCCGACAGCCGACCCCGTACTATCTGGGGCTGGCGTTCGTCCTCGTCACGTCGCTTGGTGCGCTGGCGACGACGGTGCTGACGCTGATTTCGGCGTATCGGTTGGCGCAGGAGACGGACCTCGATTGA
- a CDS encoding MFS transporter, whose amino-acid sequence MATDRERADPFAAFRQFLALERDVLVLSLAMFAFSLGFQMTGRYMGRYLEVLGAESLVIGLYGSLGNLIGAVYPYPGGAISDRIGSRTALTAFGLASTFGFLLWFLAPEFDLLPIPVWAWIFVGLLLAQAWKSFGLGATFAIVKQSVPPEELATGFASTETFRRTAFLLGPLVAAGLLAVYEFEVGFRYVLAVAAGFGLLATLVQHFLYDANEDSLGKSFEGVEQVVSDLREMPATLRPLLVGDTLVRFANGMVYVFVVLVVTNVLEVSATLPIVGFLGPDAFFGVLLAVEMAVALLVMIPVSKAAQRFGLKPVVALGFVVYAVFPALLVNAPEGGLTVAGIALSETALVTLLFALSGLRFAGLPAHKALIVGPAEDDAGGRVVGSYYLARNAVVIPSAALGGWLYGLSPGGPQLAFGLATVIGLVGTGYFLLFGEELPAYR is encoded by the coding sequence ATGGCAACCGACCGAGAACGGGCGGACCCCTTCGCGGCGTTCCGGCAGTTCCTCGCGCTGGAGCGCGACGTGCTGGTCCTCTCGCTGGCGATGTTCGCGTTCAGCCTCGGCTTCCAGATGACGGGTCGATACATGGGCCGGTACCTCGAAGTCCTCGGCGCGGAGAGCCTCGTCATCGGACTCTACGGGAGTCTCGGCAACCTCATCGGCGCGGTCTACCCCTATCCGGGCGGCGCGATTTCGGACCGAATCGGCTCCCGGACCGCGCTGACCGCCTTCGGTCTCGCTTCAACGTTCGGCTTTCTGCTGTGGTTTCTCGCCCCCGAGTTCGACCTCCTGCCGATTCCCGTCTGGGCGTGGATTTTCGTCGGTCTCCTACTCGCCCAAGCGTGGAAGTCGTTCGGTCTCGGCGCGACGTTCGCCATCGTCAAACAGAGCGTCCCGCCCGAGGAACTGGCGACCGGGTTCGCCAGCACCGAGACGTTCCGCCGGACCGCGTTCCTGCTGGGTCCCCTCGTCGCGGCGGGACTGCTCGCGGTCTACGAGTTCGAGGTTGGCTTCCGGTACGTGCTTGCGGTCGCGGCCGGGTTCGGTCTGCTCGCCACGCTGGTCCAGCACTTCCTCTACGACGCCAACGAGGACTCCTTGGGCAAGTCCTTCGAGGGCGTCGAACAGGTCGTCTCGGACCTCCGGGAGATGCCCGCGACGCTCCGGCCCCTGCTGGTCGGCGACACGCTCGTCCGCTTCGCCAACGGGATGGTCTACGTCTTCGTCGTCCTCGTGGTGACGAACGTGCTGGAGGTGAGCGCGACCCTTCCAATCGTCGGGTTCCTCGGTCCCGACGCCTTCTTCGGCGTCCTGCTCGCCGTCGAGATGGCCGTCGCGCTACTCGTGATGATTCCCGTCTCGAAGGCCGCCCAGCGGTTCGGTCTCAAGCCGGTCGTCGCGCTCGGGTTCGTCGTCTACGCCGTCTTTCCGGCCCTGCTGGTCAACGCGCCCGAGGGCGGCCTGACCGTCGCCGGAATCGCCCTCTCGGAGACCGCGCTCGTCACGCTCCTGTTCGCGCTCTCGGGTCTCCGGTTCGCGGGACTCCCGGCGCACAAGGCGCTCATCGTCGGCCCGGCCGAGGACGACGCCGGAGGCCGTGTCGTGGGTTCGTACTACCTCGCGCGCAACGCGGTGGTAATCCCGAGCGCCGCTCTCGGCGGGTGGCTGTACGGTCTCTCGCCGGGCGGCCCCCAGTTGGCGTTCGGACTGGCGACGGTAATCGGGTTAGTCGGGACGGGCTACTTCCTGCTCTTCGGGGAGGAGCTTCCGGCGTATCGGTGA